The genomic DNA GAAGGCGGCGTGGCGAGCAACTGAGCGGCATCTTCCCCGGCGAAGCCCTGCTGCTCCGCGGCGATCTCCGGCTGCGCGGCCAGGGCCTGGCGGATTGCGGCCGTCAGCATGAGTGAGTGCGCCTCGGGTGTACCCGGGTTGCCGCTTCCGGTGAGACTCATCAACACCGCGCGGACGATCTCGGCCTCGAGCCGGTCGGAAAATGCCGTAGGCGACCGCAGGCCGGCAAAGCCGGGCGAGTTCGCCTGCGAGGACGTGGCGCCGGTGCCGTAGCTGCCGGCCGCGGGCATCTCCGACGACGTCGAATCATCCGAGTCCGGCGCGAGCGCCTTGGCGATCTCCACCGCCGTGCTGGTTCGCAAGAGGCCATCGAGCGTGTGAAGCAGGCCTTCGATCGGCGTCATGGCCCGGCTTCTCCCGCGTGGTGCGCGTCCGATTGTCCGGACAGGTGCAGTTCGATGGCGATGCGGTAGCGGTCGGCTTCCGCTTTCAGGGCAGGCGGTGTCTGCGTCGTCGTCTTCTGGTCGAAGGCGGCAAGTTCGGCCGCGGCCTTGGTCCAGTCGCGGCGGCGGGCGCACAGTTCGAGCAGGTGCAAATGCGGGACGTCCCAGTGTGGCCGCAGCGCCGCCGCACGCTCGAACGCGGCCACCGCCTCCGGCCAGAGTGAACGCGCCCTCAGGCAGACTCCGAGGCCGACCCAGTGATCGGCGCAGCCGGCTTCGATGATGCAGAGCGCCCGGAACAGCCGTTCGGCCCTCGCGTGTTCGCCGACCGTCCCCCAGCGATGGGCCCGGGCGTACAGGAGTTCGATGGGCTCGCGCTTGATTCCGAGCGCTTGGCCAAGCATGACGCCGTCTTTCAGTCGCGCGATAATCTTGCGGCCCGGCAGGCCTCTTGCGCCCGCGGCCGCGACGAAGAGCTGCTCCAGCAGTTGAAATTCCGTCGCCGCCGGGTCGGCATCGGCCGGTTCCGGAATGTCGCGATGGACTGCGGGCTCGGCCGACATGGCGGTTACTTCTTGAGCAAGGCAATCCGGTCCAGCAGCTTCCTGGCTTCTTCGCGAATGGCAGGGGCATCACCTTGCCGTCCTCTGGCCAGCCTCGTCGACTCCGTCAGGTCTTCGATCGCTTCGGCGAGCTGGCCCATGGCAAGGCAGGCGCGTCCGGAAAAGAAGTAGCCGCGGGGATCCGACGGAGCGAGCGTAACGATCGCCGACGCGGCATGGAGGGCAAGGCTGTGTTCGCCGAGCAGCAAGGCGCAATTGGCAAGTCCGGCCTGAAGCTCTGGATCGCTGGGATCGCATACGACGAGGGCAGCATAGGTACGGAAGGCCTCGATTGGCGCGCCCTTCTGAAGCTGATTGCGCGCGACGTCGAGGCCGAGGCGAAGATCGACCGGCTCCAGTCCGAGCGCCTTGCGAACCGCTCCCTGGGCGATGAGGCGCTCAGCTTCACCGAGCTCGGCGCGTTCGTCCGCATCGTGCATGAGAGGCCTTCGTGGAATCGCAACGGACATCTTGGCGCTCGCGTTGTTTCAAGGCGTGGGTGCCGCAGGGCGGCTCCGGTTATAGCGGGGCACGATCGGGCAATAATCCTCCGATCGTCGGAGGCGCGGCGCCGGCGAGTTGGTCAATGACGACAAAGCATGTGCCGTAAACGAACTCCCTCTGTCATCCCCTCGGGTGCGAAAACGAAGTGAGCGTCGTGATAGATCATGAAAGCGGCGAGCCGTGTGCCGCATGTGACAAGTGCTGTGCAGTTGTCCGCTTGCAGCTTGATCGCTGCGTTATATCCTCGGCGGTTGATGCCTCGAAGAGCA from Bradyrhizobium sp. CCBAU 53351 includes the following:
- a CDS encoding pathogenicity island protein; this encodes MHDADERAELGEAERLIAQGAVRKALGLEPVDLRLGLDVARNQLQKGAPIEAFRTYAALVVCDPSDPELQAGLANCALLLGEHSLALHAASAIVTLAPSDPRGYFFSGRACLAMGQLAEAIEDLTESTRLARGRQGDAPAIREEARKLLDRIALLKK